Proteins encoded by one window of Macaca fascicularis isolate 582-1 chromosome 10, T2T-MFA8v1.1:
- the CENPB gene encoding major centromere autoantigen B yields MGPKRRQLTFREKSRIIQEVEENPDLRKGEIARRFNIPPSTLSTILKNKRAILASERKYGVASTCRKTNKLSPYDKLEGLLIAWFQQIRAAGLPVKGIILKEKALRIAEELGMDDFTASNGWLDRFRRRHGVVSCSGVARARARNAAPRTPAAPASPAAVPSEGSGGSTTGWRAREEQPPSVAEGYASQDVFSATETSLWYDFLPDQAAGLCGGDGRPRQATQRLSVLLCANADGSEKLPPLVAGKSAKPRAGQAGLPCDYTANSKGGVTTQALAKYLKALDTRMAAESRRVLLLAGRLAAQSLDTSGLRHVQLAFFPPGTVHPLERGVVQQVKGHYRQAMLLKAMAALEGQDRSGLQLGLTEALHFVAAAWQAVEPSDIAACFREAGFGGGPNATITTSLKSEGEEEEEEEEEEEEEEEEGEGEEEEEEGEEEEEEAGEGEELGEEEEVEEEGDVDDSDEEEEEDEESSSEGLEAEDWAQGVVEAGGSFGGYGTQEEAQCPTLHFLEGGEDSDSDSEEEEDDEEEDDEDEDDDDDEEDGDEVPVPSFGEAMAYFAMVKRYLTSFPIDDRVQSHILHLEHDLVHVTRKNHARQAGVRGLGHQS; encoded by the coding sequence ATGGGCCCCAAGCGGCGACAGCTGACGTTCCGGGAGAAGTCACGGATCatccaggaggtggaagagaATCCGGACCTGCGCAAGGGCGAGATCGCGCGGCGCTTCAACATCCCGCCGTCCACGCTGAGCACGATCCTGAAGAACAAGCGCGCCATCCTGGCGTCGGAGCGCAAGTACGGGGTGGCCTCCACCTGCCGCAAGACCAACAAGCTGTCTCCCTACGACAAGCTCGAGGGCTTGCTCATCGCCTGGTTTCAGCAGATCCGCGCCGCCGGCCTGCCGGTCAAGGGCATCATCCTCAAGGAGAAGGCGCTGCGCATAGCCGAGGAGCTGGGCATGGACGACTTCACCGCCTCCAACGGCTGGCTGGACCGCTTCCGCCGACGCCACGGCGTGGTGTCCTGCAGCGGCGTGGCCCGCGCCCGCGCGCGAAACGCTGCCCCCCGCACCCCGGCGGCGCCTGCCAGCCCGGCCGCGGTGCCCTCGGAGGGCAGTGGCGGGAGCACTACTGGTTGGCGCGCTCGGGAGGAGCAGCCGCCGTCGGTGGCCGAGGGCTACGCCTCGCAGGACGTGTTCAGCGCCACCGAGACCAGTCTATGGTACGACTTTCTGCCCGACCAGGCCGCGGGGCTGTGCGGAGGCGACGGACGGCCGCGTCAAGCCACCCAGCGCCTGAGCGTCCTGCTGTGCGCCAATGCCGATGGCAGCGAGAAGCTGCCCCCGCTGGTGGCCGGCAAGTCGGCCAAGCCTCGCGCAGGCCAAGCCGGCCTGCCCTGCGACTACACCGCCAACTCTAAGGGTGGTGTCACTACCCAGGCCCTGGCCAAGTACTTGAAGGCCCTGGACACCCGAATGGCTGCAGAGTCTCGCCGGGTCCTACTGCTGGCCGGCCGCTTGGCTGCTCAGTCCTTGGACACTTCGGGCCTGCGGCATGTGCAGCTGGCCTTCTTCCCGCCGGGCACCGTGCATCCGCTGGAGAGGGGAGTGGTCCAGCAGGTGAAGGGCCACTACCGCCAGGCCATGCTGCTCAAGGCCATGGCCGCGCTAGAGGGCCAGGATCGCTCAGGCCTGCAGCTGGGTCTCACGGAGGCCCTGCACTTTGTGGCTGCCGCCTGGCAGGCAGTGGAGCCTTCGGACATAGCCGCCTGCTTTCGTGAGGCTGGCTTTGGGGGTGGCCCTAATGCCACCATCACCACTTCCCTCAAGAgcgagggagaggaagaggaagaggaggaggaggaagaagaggaagaggaggaggagggtgaaggagaggaagaggaggaggaaggagaggaggaggaggaggaagcaggggaaggagaggaattgggggaggaagaggaggtagaggaggaggGTGATGTTGATGACAGtgatgaagaagaggaggaagatgaggagagCTCCTCTGAGGGCTTGGAGGCTGAGGACTGGGCCCAGGGAGTAGTGGAGGCCGGTGGCAGCTTCGGGGGTTATGGTACCCAGGAGGAGGCCCAGTGCCCTACTCTGCATTTCCTGGAAGGTGGGGAGGACTCTGATTCGGacagtgaggaagaggaggacgatgaggaagaggatgatgaagatgaagatgacgatgatgatgaggaggatgGTGATGAGGTGCCTGTACCCAGCTTTGGGGAGGCCATGGCTTACTTCGCCATGGTCAAGAGGTACCTGACCTCCTTCCCCATTGACGACCGCGTGCAGAGCCACATCCTCCACTTGGAACACGATCTGGTTCACGTGACCAGGAAGAACCATGCCAGGCAGGCGGGAGTTCGGGGTCTTGGACATCAAAGCTGA